The following DNA comes from Weissella koreensis KACC 15510.
ATAACCGTAACTTCTGATAAAGATGTTCGTGTAGTCATGGCGGCCATTCTTGGAAATATGCAAAAAAATGCTGGTGATAAGTTAAATAATTTTGATTCTATTTCAATCAGCATAAAAGATTCTAATGGAAATTATGCACTTAAAACTGATTACAATGTATCTACTATTATGAATAATTCAAAAGTGTACGAACCATTTAAGGTCAAGTCATTGGCTAATAGCTGGTCTGAAAATTAACACAACAAATAAAAAAACGCATATCCCCCACTCCGCTAAAAGTAAGGATATGCGTAAAAAAAGAAACTAAATAATTAGCTCTTCCTGGTATTTATTATACCAGACCTAAGCATGTCTTTAAACTGCTTACTCATTATTCGATTTTTTAGGCTGGGGGCCTTAAAGGAGAAATAAAATGAGTATTAAAAAACAATCTGACGGAACTTATAATGTTAGAGTTACTTTCTCGGATAATTTAGGTAAGCGCCGTGAGAAAAATAAAAAAGTATCAATTCCCTAACTTTGGCCAAGAAATGGGAACGTGATATCTTAAATAAAGTTGATGATGGTGAATTTGATAAGTTCAATTCAAACATGACACTAAATGACGCTTTTAAATCTTGGTTAGATATTTATTCTAAAAAAGTTTTGCCATCAACTTATCGTAAAGCTGAAAATTTTATCCATTTAAACAAGGTCATGAGTACATTGGTTTCACTTGAAGTAATTCAGAAGAACCCATTTGATAAAGTTACTTTTCCAAAAGCAAAGCCTGCTCCAGTATTCATGGACCGAGTTGATTATTATAAAAAGGATCAGCTAAAATCATTTTTAGATACAGCTGAAATTTTATATGCTGATAAAAAGTACCATGTGTATGCTCTCTTCCGTCTCTTAGCGTTTTCTGGAATGCGTAAAGGTGAAGCTTTAGCTTTGGAATGGAAAGACATTAATTTTGACGGATGTACCATTGCTATTAATAAAGCCTTATCAGTAGACAAGAATGGCAATACGATTTTGAGTACGCCTAAGACAAAAGCTGGTAATCGTATTGTCAAAATTGATAAAATTACCATTAACATATTAAAACATTATCAAGCTATTCAAGCCACATCTATTCTTAAAAGTGGTCTAAAGGCTAAAGGATTTGTCTTTACGAATAATGACCTACAATCTTATATGAAAATTCAAAAGCCACGTAAATGGTGTGAAACAATTACTAAGAAAGCAGATTTACCTCGTATTAAAATTCATGGATTTAGACATACCTATGCTGCTCTTTCAGCTCAAGCTGGAATGAATATCAAGCAACTTCAATATCAATTGGGGCATGATGATGTTCAAACAACCTTGGCAAATTATACTGCTGTAACTGAAGAAATGAAGGAAACTACTGCTGATATCTTTACCAGTTTAGTTAATTTCTAAAAAGTACCCACTCAGGTACCCTTTTATTCGAACTTCGGCGAACATTTGGGGACTTCAACGAACACATGTATAAAAAACAAACCCCGTCATATCAACGATTATCGCGATACAACGGGATTTGTTTTTTTATATTAAGGAGACAACGGGATTTGAACCCGTGCGCCGGCTCTACACCGGTTCGGCGGATTTCGAGTCCGCTGCATTACCACTCTGCCATATCTCCAACAAATACTATAGTTAATTATAACCATAATATTTAAGCGAATCAACTAAAAAAACCACATCAAATTAAATTTGACATGGATTACAAATGTGATTTAAGTAAAAAAAGAACCCTTAATTCTTTGTTGATTCACGTTTAGCATAGCCGTGTGCCAACAAGACTTCAGACGTTTCTAATTCTTCATTATTCATTAATTTTGTTAACATCCGCATCGAAACAGCCCCAATATCATAAATTGGTTGGATAACTGAACTCAATTGTGGTCGAGTCATAAGAGTAATATGTGAATTATTCACAGTAACTACTTCAAAATTATCAGGAATCTTAACATTATTATCAGTCATATAGTTAAGTACTCCAGCAGCCATTTCATC
Coding sequences within:
- a CDS encoding site-specific integrase — translated: MAKKWERDILNKVDDGEFDKFNSNMTLNDAFKSWLDIYSKKVLPSTYRKAENFIHLNKVMSTLVSLEVIQKNPFDKVTFPKAKPAPVFMDRVDYYKKDQLKSFLDTAEILYADKKYHVYALFRLLAFSGMRKGEALALEWKDINFDGCTIAINKALSVDKNGNTILSTPKTKAGNRIVKIDKITINILKHYQAIQATSILKSGLKAKGFVFTNNDLQSYMKIQKPRKWCETITKKADLPRIKIHGFRHTYAALSAQAGMNIKQLQYQLGHDDVQTTLANYTAVTEEMKETTADIFTSLVNF